The Paramixta manurensis genomic interval CGCGGGCGACGTTACGCGCCAGATCGATGACGGACGGGTCGCGACTGGCGCCATCGGCACAGGTGATAAAATCACCGTTGATGTAAAACGCCTCGTCGCCGTTATCGAGCGTGATGTGGCAGTACGCGCCGAGCGCGCGGATGATGTCGGCCCGGGTAAGGGCGGCGGCGGGTTTATCGTTATTCATGGTTTTTTGTCCTCAGTCCGGTTAATGCCGCCCGCCGGGGCGGCAGGCAGCATCAGGCGCAGGCCCGTTTCAGTTCCAGCGTGCGCAGCAGGTGATCCCATTCACTCCCCCGCATCGCGGGCACCCGAACGCGCTGATTTCGCTTGCAGCAGCGGGCGATATTACGGCCCCGCGCGCGCTGCGCCGGGTCAATATCGCGGGCGGAAATGACACCACGCTGAACGCGAACCTGGTGTTTAACCGGCGCGTTTTCTTCCGTCAGGCGCTTTACATAGCTGTCCGTGTTTGTGATGATTGAAACTTCAGTAGTCATGGCGTGAACTCCATCTGATTATTGAAAGCCGGTTTATTCGTCGAAGAGCTAAACCGGCGGGAAGAAGCAGGGGCAACCCTGCTTTTTTCATCTCTGGTAAAGCCCGAATGCCTCCTTAACGCACGTCATAATCTGCGCGTGTGTTCTGTGTGTGTAATCCCGCAGCCGGAAGTAACGCACACCGATACGGGCGTAAATTTCCGTCACGCTGCCGCAGTACATTTCTGCCATCATGAAGGTTTCACACTCCCCGTTTTCGCTGGATGACCAGTTAAGCGGGTACATTTCCCCTAATGCCTCATGAAAGCGGTAAACATCGATTTCCGAAGGGGCTTTTACTGCTGCCGCTTCGCGGCCCTGCCAGTATGCCTGCTCCCCTTCTGCGTCTGACTGTTGATGCAGCGGGATAAAAGAGAGATACACCGTTTCTCCCGGCGCGGAGCTCAGACCGTGTTTTTCCCATGTTTTGGGAGATTCTGGCGTGGCGGTGTTGACGTTGACGTTCTGTGGGTTCATGGCACTTCTCCTGTTGCGGGTTACATTCATGTTTCGGTCGATCCAGTCGCGGCGAAGGGCAAAGTAGCACCGGCAGTGAACGGAGAAAGGGAGCCCCCGCAAGCCGCAGCGCAAGCGAGCGTAGCGAGTGCGAACGGGTGAGGAGGCAGCGAAGCGGTGCCCTTTCGGGAGTGAATCTGACTGTGCTACGACCAGCCCTCCGCGAACGGGCGACCGGAATATGCTCTCCGGACGGGCAGGCGGGCAGGAACGCACCCGACACGGCGGAACGCCGGGGCGCCTTTAAAGGGCGCGAACGCGCCCGGTGAACGCACCGGCGACAGCCGGTTGCAGCCGTTGACCTCAGACATCAGACCCTAGCCGGAGGCCCGGAACCCGCAGGGTTACGGCGGAGACTGGCGGCGGTTTACCGCCGCCCTGGCGGAGTGGGGCTCGACGACCCGGCCGGCACGGACGGGGAGCCGAAGGGGGCCCACGCTGTTGCTGTTAAAACGTATTTTTAAGCGGTGGACAGTCAGAACCGACAGGAAAAAAGCGGGAGCTGCATCAGATGTGAAGAGGGTCGCCATACGCATCCGGGCGCAGAGGACCGGTGCGTCAGCACCGGTTTTTTAACGGCAGGGCGGCGAAGTTTATGCCTGCACGCGCGCCCGGATGCGATATAGCGTAACAGCCACGATGCCCGTACCCGTTATCATGGACAAAAGAGGTATTAGCCAGCCGTGGGAGGCAGAGTAAAGCATGACAGCGCTTTCCGGTGCGCCCGCAGCCGGGTCAGCGAGCAGGTTCATTACGCCCCACGCGCACAGCAATACGCCGGCGGCCAGCACAAGAAGTTTAATCACTATCCAGTCACCTGCCGGCTCCGGATGCTCTGAGGCCAGCAGGCGCGCCAGCACGAAACACATCGCATAGCCACACCAGTATGTCAGGCTGCTTATCTCGCCCGACACAACAAACCGGAAGGCCAGCGCATAACCCAGGCTCAACAGTGAACCCAGCATTAAAAAACTCATCATCGTCTCCTCACGGGCCGCGCGGTCAGTCAGCGCGGTAAGGGGATAGCATATGGATCTTCCTTACAGCTGCGCAAGCGTCCGCAGCGTGTCCGGGTTTTGCTGAACCATGCGTATCAGCAGGACGGCCTGAGCGTTAGGCTTAGCTCTGCCCAACTCCCAGTCTGTCCGGCAGCTGTGTAGATGGCGTTTCAGGGGGTTATTTTCATGCGGCCCGCTCCGTTAATTTGTTGGGAATAAGCCATACATTCATGGCCTGTTCAGCCGGGCCCGATGCCCGGGCCATTTCACGAATCTCCGCTTCGAGATGCCAGGACGGCGCATCCGTCCGGAACTGCCAGCGCTCAAGCTGGCGGAGTGACGGAAACCGCGTCGTCCAGCTCCACATCATGCGATCCAGGTCATGGTCATGAATGTCCAGCTGCGACCAGTGCGCGTACCACGCGCGCAGCGTCGACGGCGTCTGAAAAGCCAGATCAATTTCCGCCCGCGCCACGAGGTTCTGATAGCGGGCCGTCGCCTGGCTGTCCTCCCGCCGGCTCTGGCGGGCGAACTGCTCCGCAGAGAGTCCGCTGCGCCGCCGGTCGCGTTCGCGACGGGAAAACAGCACGTCAGGGAAAATGTCGCCGGTCAGCGTGTCCGGCAGCGGCAGCGGGCAGACGCGCCCGCGCGAGCTCAGGAAGACATCGATGCTGCGTTCCCATTCATCCAGCGTGCCGTGGCGATCAGGCCGCGCGTACCGGTAACCGGTCATCCGTTCGATGTTTTTCCAGCAAACCTTGCCCTTTCCGGTCAGGAACCGGAAGAAGGCGCGGGCATAGGGGGCCGTTCCCCAGCCGGGTTGCGTGGCCCGCTTCTGTTCGACGAAGACGATGGCGCGGACCGCCGCCAGGCGTTCGGGCCGCAGCGGCACGAGCGCACGCTCATTCGGGATCATAAAGAGCCCTCCATCGCCAGCGTGCCGGTGATGGCGCTGAAGCCGTAGCCGTCCGCGTCCAGGCGGGCGGCGAGGCTGAGCGTGTGGCTGATGCGCGCCGGGCTGAACGCGTCTGACGTCATCATGAGCGAGACGGTCGTGGCGTTCTGCACGATAAAGACCAGCATCCAGACCGGGCTGAGTTCGCCCGGACTGCACAGCGAAATGCAGAAATTGCCGTGCGGTGGCGTAAAACGGCACTGGACGGGGAACAGGCCGCCAAATTCGCTGCGGTACTCGCCGTTGACGTCCCAGCCGGCGGGGATGTCGATTTCACGCATGACGGCGTGTGTCAGCAGGCGGCGAAACTCCTCGCCGCACGCGCGGTAATCTTCATATTCGCCGGTGCTCATGGTGTTCAGCATGCCGGCAGTAATCACGGGTTGTTTATGCATGTTCTGTTACCGCCCCTCACGGGGCGGCCTCCGTATCAGGCGGCGACAGCCGGGCCGGTGGGTTCGTTATCGTCTTCTGCCGCCGGCTGCGCGGCTGCGGTCATCCAGCCGGGCACCCAGCGGGTGCCGGCAATCAGCTCTGCGGCGCGCACCGAGGCCGCGCCCTTTTTCATCGCGCTGACGGCGGGAACCGCGTCGGCGTGACCGGCTTCAGTCAGCGCGGCGGCGACGGCCTTAGTGGCGGCACGCGCTTTCGGCGCGCCGGCAGTATTCTTTGGTTTTTTTGCCGCGTTTGCGGCAGACTCTGTTACTGACATCGTTAATACCTCGCTGTGTTGATGGTTGTCATGCCTGACGGAGTGGCTTCTCCGTCAGGCGCCTGTTACGGCTTTCTGATGCCGTACGTTTTCAGGTTGCGGTTCATCCAGTAACCGCCTTCGTGGTCAAAGTTGTAACAGCCCCATATAAAACGCCCCTGGCGGTCACGAATGACCAGGCGGAAATGGGTGATCATTTCGTTCTCAATCGTCACGTTGGCGTACGCCTTCGCGACGGCTTCCGCTTCCTGGTACGTAAACGTACCGTCAGGTAATACCGGTGCCGGAGATTCATTCATGGTGCAGATTCCTGTGGTGGTGCCCTGCCGTGGCAGGGCGAAGTAAGGGCTAAAACGGGATCCCGTCATCGTCAAAATTCATCGGCGGATAGTCCGCCGGCGGCGGCTCCTGCGACGTCTGCGCGCCGGCCTTAGCGGCGCGGCCCCTGCCTTTTCCGCCCTTCGGCGCCTGCGCGTCAGGCTGCGCTGCAGGTGCCTGACCGCCGTGCTGCGGCTCCTGCGGTGCGCCCTCGCGGCGACCGCCCAGCATCTGCATGGCCCCGCCCGGACCGACCACAATTTCGGTGGTGTAGCGGTCCTGACCGCTCTGGTCCTGCCACTTCCGCGTCTGAAGCGCGCCCTCGACGTAGATCTGCGTCCCCTTGCGCAGGTACTCCCCCGCCACTTCCGCCAGTTTTCCGAACAGCACCACCCGGTGCCACTCGGTTTTCTCGCGGGTTTCGCCGGTCTGCTTATCGCGCCAGCTCTCGGACGTCGCCAGCGTGATGTTCGCCACCGCGCCGCCGTTCGGCATGTAGCGGATCTCCGGGTCCTGGCCCAGGTTGCCCACAAGAATGACTTTATTAACGCCTCTGCTCGCCATGATGAATCTCCTTAAATCGCCTGTTTTTGCCTTTAAAAAACCGTCACCCGTTGAGTTGTCGGGGCCGCGGTTTTGACGTGTTGCGGGGACCTGCTGCACGCTCCCGCTGGTTGAAACCTTCACCCGTTTGAGAGCCGTACGCCGCAGGAGGCGTAAACGGGCACGGCCCGGTGCGGCTGTCCGGGGGTGAGCGGGAAAATTTTTCCGGTCTAATGAAATGGCCGGAAAAAATTTATTGCGAAAGGCCCTGGCCGTCCCCTGGACTGCAAGACGGGTTGTGGCTGTATCAGCCCCGGCGAACGGACTCAGACGGGTGAAAAACCGGCTAACGGGAGAGCAGGGATCCGGCGCAACGCCGGGACGCGCGGGCGCGAAACGGCGTTGCCCCTCAGAGCGGCGGCGGCTTTATGGCCGGCGCGGTGAAAGCGCCAGCCCACGGCTGGCTGCGCGGGGTTGCGTCAGTGATGGAAACCCGGCCCGGAACGGGCCAGGGCAGAGACGGCCTGCCGGCTCGGTGCGCAGCATGACAGCGCGCCCGGACGCCCGGTCCCCCCTGCCCGTCTTGCTGCATTCCGCCTGCATTACCGGGAAAGCCCTGAAACCGGCAATCCGCCGGTACAGCATCACTACGCAGGATGGCAGGACGAACAGACACCGGGCAGGCACACGAACGCGGCGGGAGGCGGGCCGCGCGTCAGCGTGGCCCTTCCCTGCGCCGCAGGCGCGCGGGGTTTACGCCAGGTCCAGGCAGGGGCGCGGCGGCTCACCCCTGCCCGGACGCATATCAGCCCGCGATGGCCAGAACCGCTGTCGCCACGTCCGTATAGGCAAACGTGCCGCGCGGTAACGGCTCCCACACCTCCGCCAGGGGCTGAAGCGTGGCCCGCTGGCGTGGCCCGTCCGGGCAAACGGCAACCAGCATGCCGCCCGGCGCCAGCAGCGTCAGCGCATGGCGAATGTGCTTCATGTCCAGCCCGTGTCGAAACGGGGGATTCATAAGAATTTTGCTGTAGCGCCGCGCCGGGGTGAACGCAGCAAAGTCACCGCAGGTGACCCGCACCCCGTCAAAGGTTTGCGTCAGGTGCTGCGCCAGCCGGTAATCCAGCTCAACCGCCTCGCATTCCGCGCCCGGCGCCACGTCCCGGACGGCGCGCAGGATAGCGCCGGTACCGGCGCTGGGCTCCAGGACGGTGTCGCCGTCACGCATCCCGGCAAGCATCACCAGCCGGGCACAGACGGGATCGGGCGTGACAAAAAGCTGTGAGGCCACAGACACCTCCGCCACCGGGGTGCGCGCCGCCATTCTGGCGCGCATGTTTTCAATGCGCTGTTTCAGTTCACCGTGCATTATTTCGTCCTTTCAGGGTTCCCCCGGATACCTCCGGGGGAAGCGGGTTATTTAGCGGGGATGGCGACCGTTTTCATGTCGCTGATATAGACGTTAACGAGGCTGTAGCCGCTATCCATCACGCGGCGGAAGCGGTAAGCGCCGTGCGCTTCCGTGGCCGCCACGCCGCGCACCGCCTTATAATCCGCGTGCGTTTTTGCCCATTCGGCTTTTGTCATGCTCAGAAAATCCTCGCCCGGATAGTTGACGATCGGCGGACGCTTTGCCGCCGCGAGGGCAGCCTGTGCCTCACCGGCCTCCGGAGCCGAATAATCCGTGATGCGGTCAACGGTAAGATTCATCGTGCCGGCGAGACGCATAAAGCTGTAGTGCGGCGTCACAACGGAACTGACCTCGCCCCGGCTTTTGTTAATGCGGATGATTTTCAGCCATTCGCCCCGGCTCTGAACCAGCCCGCCCGGCTGAAATTCCTGCGTACGGGTTACCACGCCGCCGGATTCGTCCAGCATGGCGCGCTCATAGCGCAGGCGGTTGCGGTAGTGCGTCGCCCAGCGCTGATAATGGCGGATGGTGCGCTCATGGGCCGGTACGGCAATATCGCGCGCCTGTTCCGCCGTGATGATTTCATCAGCCAGCGCGGAGTAAAGGCTCATGCTGCCCTCATACTGGCTTTTTTCCGGCGCGCGCGGGTACTTCTCCAGGGGGAACCGGCAGGAAAGATGATCATAATTGCTGATGGCGAGCGCCATCGCGCCATTGAGCTTTTCGGAGCGCCAGAGTTTGATAAACTTCTCAGCCTCAGCCATTTCCTTCTCGGCCTTGCGTAAATCCGCCTCAATTTTTTTGATCCGGCGGTAGCGCACGTCGGCGCGCTCCTTGTATTTT includes:
- a CDS encoding plasmid SOS inhibition protein A; translation: MIPNERALVPLRPERLAAVRAIVFVEQKRATQPGWGTAPYARAFFRFLTGKGKVCWKNIERMTGYRYARPDRHGTLDEWERSIDVFLSSRGRVCPLPLPDTLTGDIFPDVLFSRRERDRRRSGLSAEQFARQSRREDSQATARYQNLVARAEIDLAFQTPSTLRAWYAHWSQLDIHDHDLDRMMWSWTTRFPSLRQLERWQFRTDAPSWHLEAEIREMARASGPAEQAMNVWLIPNKLTERAA
- the psiB gene encoding conjugation system SOS inhibitor PsiB yields the protein MHKQPVITAGMLNTMSTGEYEDYRACGEEFRRLLTHAVMREIDIPAGWDVNGEYRSEFGGLFPVQCRFTPPHGNFCISLCSPGELSPVWMLVFIVQNATTVSLMMTSDAFSPARISHTLSLAARLDADGYGFSAITGTLAMEGSL
- a CDS encoding DUF905 family protein — protein: MNESPAPVLPDGTFTYQEAEAVAKAYANVTIENEMITHFRLVIRDRQGRFIWGCYNFDHEGGYWMNRNLKTYGIRKP
- a CDS encoding single-stranded DNA-binding protein; translated protein: MASRGVNKVILVGNLGQDPEIRYMPNGGAVANITLATSESWRDKQTGETREKTEWHRVVLFGKLAEVAGEYLRKGTQIYVEGALQTRKWQDQSGQDRYTTEIVVGPGGAMQMLGGRREGAPQEPQHGGQAPAAQPDAQAPKGGKGRGRAAKAGAQTSQEPPPADYPPMNFDDDGIPF
- a CDS encoding methyltransferase codes for the protein MHGELKQRIENMRARMAARTPVAEVSVASQLFVTPDPVCARLVMLAGMRDGDTVLEPSAGTGAILRAVRDVAPGAECEAVELDYRLAQHLTQTFDGVRVTCGDFAAFTPARRYSKILMNPPFRHGLDMKHIRHALTLLAPGGMLVAVCPDGPRQRATLQPLAEVWEPLPRGTFAYTDVATAVLAIAG
- a CDS encoding DUF3560 domain-containing protein, producing the protein MSLHNVQGATTKPTNASSENHVQEGQAYRATYSPDDNKLRLYAQFRLDEETYSRVSAAGFKWAPKQECFVAPAWAPYREDVLISLAGEIGDDDGTLFERQEVRADRFSGYSEKRAAESEQTLAAVDAMASAIPAGQPILVGHHSERRARRDAAKIERGMERAVMLFERAEYWEERAAASLRHAKYKERADVRYRRIKKIEADLRKAEKEMAEAEKFIKLWRSEKLNGAMALAISNYDHLSCRFPLEKYPRAPEKSQYEGSMSLYSALADEIITAEQARDIAVPAHERTIRHYQRWATHYRNRLRYERAMLDESGGVVTRTQEFQPGGLVQSRGEWLKIIRINKSRGEVSSVVTPHYSFMRLAGTMNLTVDRITDYSAPEAGEAQAALAAAKRPPIVNYPGEDFLSMTKAEWAKTHADYKAVRGVAATEAHGAYRFRRVMDSGYSLVNVYISDMKTVAIPAK